The proteins below come from a single Miscanthus floridulus cultivar M001 chromosome 1, ASM1932011v1, whole genome shotgun sequence genomic window:
- the LOC136465958 gene encoding probable diphthine methyl ester synthase, with protein sequence MLYIVGLGLGDERGVTVRGLDAVRRCARVYMEAYAALLVLGPDPPSRLDSLEKLYGKEITVADKEMVEEERGDQALREAAGADIAFLVVGHPFGSDEPFRKAAHTDLVVRAKRMGIQVKVIDSASVVNAVGACGLQVYPAIVNNRWLGLHTLCLLGLSQSQLLDSAFLTLYQR encoded by the exons ATGCTGTACATCGTCGGGCTCGGCCTCGGCGACGAGCGCGGCGTCACGGTGCGGGGGCTCGACGCCGTCCGCCGCTGCGCCAGGGTCTACATGGAGGCCTACGCcgccctcctcgtcctcggcccCGACCCTCCTTCCAGGCTCGACAGTCTT GAGAAGCTGTATGGGAAGGAGATCACGGTCGCCGACAAGgagatggtggaggaggagcgaggCGACCAGGCTCTGCGCGAGGCCGCCGGCGCCGACATTGCCTTCCTCGTCGTCGGACACCCGTTCGG TTCCGATGAGCCTTTCAGGAAGGCAGCACACACTGATCTGGTCGTTCGAGCCAAGCGAATGGGGATACAGGTGAAGGTGATCGACAGTGCATCCGTCGTGAACGCAGTTGGGGCCTGTGGGTTGCAA GTCTACCCGGCGATTGTGAACAACCGCTGGCTCGGGCTGCACACGCTTTGCCTACTAGGTCTGTCACAATCACAATTGCTTGATTCGGCCTTTTTGACATTGTATCAGCGCTAA